The stretch of DNA TTTTTGGTACATGCAATTGCATTCTCTGACAAAAACGAATTAAGCGGCAAGTACGTTAATACTTCACTGAACAATTTCCAAAATGCAATGAATATATCATGCTATTCTTTCACTGCCTTAGCACAGAGGGCTGAAAAAATGATGCCAAATGGCGGCAGTTTACTTACTTTATCTTATTATGGTGCTGAAAAAGTTATGCCAAATTATAACGTCATGGGCTTGTGTAAAGCAGCACTTGAAGCAAGTGTAAAGTATCTAGCATGTGACTTGGGTCCACAAAACATCAGAGTAAATGCCATTTCTGCTGGTCCAATCAGAACTTTAGCGTCTTCTGGAATAAGTGATTTTCACTTCATATCAGAATGGAACAGAAATAATTCTCCTCTTAGACGCAACACTACTCTTGAGGATGTTGGAAAAGCAGCACTATATTTATTAAGTGACCTAAGTAGTGGTACTACCGGAGAAATTTTACATGTTGATTCAGGATATAATGTTGTAGGGATGAAGGCAATTGATTCAAATATAATTAATAGCTACCAAAATTGAAAATCGAGCATAAGAAAAAAGCCTTCTAAAAACTGGTAACATGATTTATAATTACTGTCATAAGCTTTAAATACTTTATGCTCAAGAAACTAGCTTGGTATTGGTCCTTCGTAGAGTTGATCAAAGGATTTATTATTACCCTCAGGTATGCGTTTAAACCGAAGGTTACGCTTAAGTATCCTATGGAAAAGGGTCCACTAAGCCCAAGATTTCGTGGCGAGCATGCATTGCGTAGATACTCAAACGGTGAAGAACGGTGCATAGCTTGTAAACTATGTGAAGTTATCTGCCCCGCCCAAGCAATAGTTATTGAAGCAGAGGAAAGAGAAGATGGTAGCCGCCGCACTACGCGTTATGATATTGATATGACAAAGTGCATATATTGTGGGCTTTGCCAGGAGGCATGTCCTGTTGATGCAATTGTCGAGGGTCCTAATTTTGAGTTTGCAACAGAAACAAGAGAAGAGCTAATGTATAATAAAGAAAAGCTATTGCGTAATGGTGAAATTTGGGAAGAAGCAATAGCACTCAGACTAAAAAAGGATGTATCGTACCACTAATGCTAGAAGTTTACAATATTAGACCTCTGTTATTCCAGCATCCTCTCATGTCATCCCAGTGCTTGACACTGGGATCCAGAAAAAAACGTGGTCACATACTGGCAAATACTGACCTCCGCTTATTACACAAGAGTTCCACTTATGATCAGAATTACTTTTTTAGCAAAACAAAAAGTAGAAGAATATAGTAGTAGAGTTACTGGTTTTGATATACTACAACCAGATATTTCAAAGGAAGCAATTGCCTTAAGGGTAAACGGTGAGTTGTATGATCTCTCACGTGAAATTGAATCTGATACAGAAATAGATGTGATACAACTTAATGATGAAGAGGGTTTGGATATAATAAGGCACGATGCTGCTCATATAATGGCTCAGGCAGTGAAAGAGCTCTTTCCTAATGCCCAGGTTACTATCGGCCCAACAATTCAGGACGGGTTCTACTACGATTTTGCTATAGATCATACTTTTACCACGGACGATCTTGCTGCAATAGAAAAGAAAATGAAAGAAATTATAAAAAGTAACCACAGATTTATTCGAGAAGTTTGGGCCCGTAAGCAAGCAATTAATTTTTTTAGTAGTATAGGTGAAAAATACAAGGTTGATATTATTTCCTCCATACCAGAGAGCGAAGATCTAACTGTTTATAGACAAGGTGATTTTGTTGACTTATGTCGCGGTCCACACTCTCCTTCAACTAGCAGAGTTAAAGCGTTTAAACTCATGAAAGTCGCAGGAGCATATTGGCGTGGCAATGTAAAGGGCCCAATGTTGCAGCGAATATATGGTACTGCATGGCGAAACAAAGACGAACTAAACATTTATCTTAAACGTCTGGAAGAGGCAAAAAAACGTGACCATCGCAGAATCGCTAAGGATATGGACTTGTTTCATATTCAAGAGGAAGCTGTTGGACAAGTTTTTTGGCATGAACAGGGATATACTTTATATAACGTTCTTGAGTCTTACATAAGGAAAAAATTAATAAACAATGGCTATGCTGAGGTAAAAACTCCTATCTTAGTAAGCAAGGAGTTGTGGGAAAAATCAGGGCATTGGGATAAGTTTCGTGAAAACATGTTTATCGTTGACGAATCTGAGAGTAAAAAACTAGCAATAAAACCCATGAATTGCCCTTGCCATGTGCAGATTTTTAACTCTTATACAAGAAGCTATCGTAATTTACCAATACGTATGGCAGAATTCGGCATGTGCCATAGGAATGAAAGCTCAGGTTCATTACATGGACTAATGCGAGTACGCGGTTTTACACAAGATGACGCACACATTTTTTGCATGGAAGAACAAGTTAATTCTGAGACTGTAAAATTCTGTGCTCTTTTAAAAGAAGTATATTCAGAGCTTGGATTCAATGAAATTTCTGTGAAATTCTCAGACCGTCCAAATGTTAGAGCAGGAGACAATGAAGTGTGGGATAGAGCTGAAAAAGCGTTGCTTGAAGCCGTTAAAGAAGCAGGACTCAGTTATGAACTTAACCCGGGTGAAGGTGCATTCTATGGTCCAAAGTTAGAGTTTATTTTGAAAGACGCAATAGGCAGAAGTTGGCAATGTGGAACGCTGCAAGTTGACTTCATTTTACCAGAACGTCTGGGGGCCTTTTACATAGGAGCAGACGGACAAAAATATCACCCTGTTATGTTGCACAGAGCAATCCTTGGAACTTTTGAACGTTTTATTGGAATTTTAATAGAGCACTATGCAGGAAAATTTCCGCTATGGCTCGCTCCAACACAACTTGTTATTTTAACCGTCACAAATGAAGCTGACAATTATGCCACAGAAATTAGTAACGTTTTAAAAGAACAAGGTGTCAGGGTTAAGACCGATTTAACCAATGAGAAAGTTAGTTATAAGATACGCTTGCATAGTTCAAACAAGGTGCCTATATTATGGATTGTAGGCAAAAATGAAGTTGCAAGCAAAACTGTATCAGTGAGAAATTTAGGATCAGAGAAGCAGGAGTCTTCTTCTTGTGAAAAGGCTGTTAAACTGCTATTAAAGAAAGTATTAATTTAAGTTAAGGGAGCTAAAACTTGCAAGTTAAAAAAAATAGAATTAATGAGTTCATTACAGCTAAGGAGGTACGTTTAGTTGACCATAATGGCGAAATGGTTGGAGTTGTATCAATAGGAAGAGCCTTGACATTTGCACAAAACGTCGGTTTAGACTTGGTGGAAGTTGCACCTGATTCAATTCCTCCAGTATGTAAAATACTGGATTATAGCAAACAAAAGTATGATGCAAAAAAGAAGGCAAGTGAGGCGAAAAAGAAACAAAAAACATTAACTATAAAAGAAATTAAACTAGGTCCCAACATTGGTGATCATGACTATGAAACAAAATTGCGTCACGCAAGGGATTTTCTTACACATGGACATAAAATTAAAGTTACAATGAAATTTAAAGGTAGAGAGCTGATAAATACTGAAGTTGGGCTGGAAAAATTAGAACGGCTAATTAGGGACACTGAGGATATTGCAAAAATAGAATCAGCACCTAAACGGGAAGGAAATCAATATTTCTTAGCTCTGACTACCAAGTAGCAGAATTTACTAAATAAAACCTTTGACTAGTTCTTATTTAAATAAACGACTACATTTTATAATTTTTAAGGGCGATCAAGGATTGGCTTTATCTTTCTTAAGCTCTCCATTAATTTAAAACAGATTTTGTTTTAAATTAAAAAGAAAACTGCTTGCATCTTGAAATTTGGTGCAAGTAAGATTGAATATTTGGAAAAAATAGTGTATTACTATTAATACCATTTAAGTTAATTTATTATAGCACTTTCTAAATTCCTTACCAAAATTGGACCTGACTTTCAAGAAGATCTTTGGCACGGAAGAAATAAGAATATTCTTGTCCATTTTTGAGCGATGTTTTAGGGTATACTGAAGTTAATACTATGCAAGAAATAGAATTCATCAGCGTCATTATGAATTCTAAATTTGCTTCTGAGAAACAAAGCATGGTTGGTGTTCTCTGCAAGGATTCTGTTGGTAATAAGTTTGTGGTTGAAGTGGAGCTCACTCGTGACAAGGACTTTGAAAAACGTATTCAATATTACGTTGCCAAAGCTTCTCAAGGCAATCTGGTGGATATCATAATTTACACAAAAGATTTTCTTTATTACAATATCAAATTGTACTTTATTTCCCGATGAGTCCAATTATATATCTAGCCATACCATAAGAGACGATGAAACTAATGAGCATGATTTACAAGATTTTCAATTCGTATTCATTGAACTATCTAAATTTCCTAAAGGTAAAGTAGACCAATTAACAAGCATAGTAGAACGCTGGTGTTTCTTTATTTAAGTATGCAGAAGAAACAACAGATAAAAATTTAAAGAAGATAGCAGGAGAAGTATTAATAATAAATTAAGCATATGATGAGTTAAACAAGTTTCACTGGGATGAAAAGGACCTAAACAGCGTATGAAGAAAGAATAATGGATCTGTACAAAGAGGAAGCTATCCTTGAACAGAAACTTGGAAGGTATAGAAGAAGGAAAAATTGAAGTAGCAAAGGCAATGCTGGCTGATAATGTTGACACCAACACTATTGTCAA from Wolbachia endosymbiont strain TRS of Brugia malayi encodes:
- a CDS encoding enoyl-ACP reductase FabI, giving the protein MAISLLQGKKGLITGIINKRSIAYGIVKTLSEHGAESAVTYQNEIVKERLLSIAAELNVELVLNCDVANEGTIDDVFKSIEEKWGTLDFLVHAIAFSDKNELSGKYVNTSLNNFQNAMNISCYSFTALAQRAEKMMPNGGSLLTLSYYGAEKVMPNYNVMGLCKAALEASVKYLACDLGPQNIRVNAISAGPIRTLASSGISDFHFISEWNRNNSPLRRNTTLEDVGKAALYLLSDLSSGTTGEILHVDSGYNVVGMKAIDSNIINSYQN
- the nuoI gene encoding NADH-quinone oxidoreductase subunit NuoI, whose amino-acid sequence is MLKKLAWYWSFVELIKGFIITLRYAFKPKVTLKYPMEKGPLSPRFRGEHALRRYSNGEERCIACKLCEVICPAQAIVIEAEEREDGSRRTTRYDIDMTKCIYCGLCQEACPVDAIVEGPNFEFATETREELMYNKEKLLRNGEIWEEAIALRLKKDVSYH
- the thrS gene encoding threonine--tRNA ligase, which gives rise to MIRITFLAKQKVEEYSSRVTGFDILQPDISKEAIALRVNGELYDLSREIESDTEIDVIQLNDEEGLDIIRHDAAHIMAQAVKELFPNAQVTIGPTIQDGFYYDFAIDHTFTTDDLAAIEKKMKEIIKSNHRFIREVWARKQAINFFSSIGEKYKVDIISSIPESEDLTVYRQGDFVDLCRGPHSPSTSRVKAFKLMKVAGAYWRGNVKGPMLQRIYGTAWRNKDELNIYLKRLEEAKKRDHRRIAKDMDLFHIQEEAVGQVFWHEQGYTLYNVLESYIRKKLINNGYAEVKTPILVSKELWEKSGHWDKFRENMFIVDESESKKLAIKPMNCPCHVQIFNSYTRSYRNLPIRMAEFGMCHRNESSGSLHGLMRVRGFTQDDAHIFCMEEQVNSETVKFCALLKEVYSELGFNEISVKFSDRPNVRAGDNEVWDRAEKALLEAVKEAGLSYELNPGEGAFYGPKLEFILKDAIGRSWQCGTLQVDFILPERLGAFYIGADGQKYHPVMLHRAILGTFERFIGILIEHYAGKFPLWLAPTQLVILTVTNEADNYATEISNVLKEQGVRVKTDLTNEKVSYKIRLHSSNKVPILWIVGKNEVASKTVSVRNLGSEKQESSSCEKAVKLLLKKVLI
- the infC gene encoding translation initiation factor IF-3 → MQVKKNRINEFITAKEVRLVDHNGEMVGVVSIGRALTFAQNVGLDLVEVAPDSIPPVCKILDYSKQKYDAKKKASEAKKKQKTLTIKEIKLGPNIGDHDYETKLRHARDFLTHGHKIKVTMKFKGRELINTEVGLEKLERLIRDTEDIAKIESAPKREGNQYFLALTTK